Proteins co-encoded in one Spirosoma endbachense genomic window:
- a CDS encoding T9SS type A sorting domain-containing protein, translated as MNRLFTLLVGLVSLAFQPSWGQTTETEPNNSFTQANSIALDKEIQASLPSGDIDYFKVTISTPGVLNVAVEKVPKDINIAIEIFNASTVRLASEGSRGYGFSSYADAQVCAPGTYYVVVVGNYSSSKETFTLKATLDVTDVYECNNTFQTATTVKNGDKLRIALNDAEDVDYFKIDIKKPGILYAATENIPTEFGTYLQIYNSATQSLEQWSSGNGANGYIDYPICDPGIYYVVVARNNYTTYSPKLFDFRIGIDTSDVYECNNAFTTAKEIKSGQKLKIQMADEDDADYFKINVTKPGLLYVAAENIPKEFGVYMQIFDPANREIRRTSGNSGQNAYMDKSVCGIGTYYVVISRNNYTNYSYDLFDLVVLHDTTDAYECNNTFTEAKSISIAKPIKATLADADDVDFFKFTVDTRTTLIVKMLDIPAQVSSTVRIYNASQNQILQAFSNNEKSLVVNRNAYDPGVYYIRVDRNSNAYSYNPYTLEVARDTVLPPKLSANLLSICPGGEVSLTASECTGTVRWSTSQTGLTISVKPTAATSYTAVCEDGGRVSLPSTPLTISIKPVPVATASASSNGNYYETQTIQLSATGGGTYLWQGPNNYSSSAQNPSIANAKAGMSGDYVVKVTNTESCTASASVKVTVSLITGIEPNADGIGLTVSPNPISEECTVKLVLDKPAPAMVRLLSTAGKEVRQWESNKTTRFHEATFRLADLPAGLYIIQVKANDKTASEKVLKN; from the coding sequence ATGAATCGACTTTTCACACTGCTCGTTGGGCTAGTAAGCCTTGCCTTCCAGCCGAGCTGGGGCCAAACGACCGAAACGGAGCCTAACAACTCATTTACGCAAGCTAATTCTATAGCGTTAGACAAAGAGATCCAGGCTTCTTTGCCTTCCGGCGATATTGATTATTTTAAAGTAACAATATCGACACCAGGAGTACTGAATGTAGCGGTTGAAAAAGTACCAAAGGATATAAACATTGCTATTGAAATATTCAATGCCAGTACGGTCAGACTAGCAAGTGAAGGGTCCAGAGGTTATGGCTTTAGCTCCTATGCAGATGCTCAGGTATGTGCTCCGGGGACATATTATGTCGTTGTGGTTGGTAATTATAGCTCCAGCAAGGAGACATTTACGTTAAAAGCTACGCTTGATGTCACTGATGTGTATGAGTGTAATAATACGTTTCAGACCGCTACCACGGTCAAAAACGGAGATAAGCTCAGGATTGCTTTAAACGACGCTGAGGATGTCGATTACTTTAAGATTGACATAAAAAAACCTGGTATCCTCTATGCAGCAACCGAAAATATACCCACTGAGTTTGGTACCTATTTGCAGATATACAATAGTGCTACGCAGTCTTTAGAGCAATGGTCTTCGGGTAACGGCGCGAATGGGTATATTGATTATCCTATTTGTGATCCAGGCATATATTATGTTGTAGTTGCCCGAAATAACTACACAACTTATAGCCCAAAACTCTTCGATTTTCGCATTGGTATAGACACTTCAGATGTGTATGAGTGCAACAATGCATTTACGACAGCGAAAGAAATAAAAAGTGGCCAAAAATTGAAAATTCAAATGGCCGACGAAGATGACGCTGATTACTTTAAAATCAATGTAACAAAACCTGGACTCCTATACGTAGCAGCCGAGAATATACCAAAGGAGTTTGGGGTCTATATGCAAATTTTCGACCCTGCCAATCGTGAAATCAGGCGCACATCCGGTAATTCAGGTCAAAATGCTTACATGGACAAAAGCGTTTGTGGTATAGGTACATATTATGTGGTGATAAGTCGAAACAACTACACAAATTATAGTTATGATCTTTTTGATTTAGTTGTGCTGCATGATACTACAGATGCGTATGAATGTAACAATACATTCACGGAAGCTAAGTCAATTTCCATTGCGAAGCCCATTAAGGCAACCTTGGCCGACGCTGATGACGTTGATTTTTTCAAATTCACGGTTGATACGCGTACGACATTAATTGTTAAAATGTTGGATATTCCGGCGCAGGTTAGTTCGACAGTCCGTATTTATAATGCATCCCAAAACCAAATTCTACAGGCATTCAGTAATAATGAAAAAAGCCTGGTAGTCAATCGAAATGCCTACGACCCCGGCGTTTACTATATCCGTGTCGATCGAAACAGTAATGCGTATAGCTACAATCCATATACACTGGAAGTTGCCCGAGATACTGTATTACCGCCCAAATTATCAGCCAATTTGTTAAGTATTTGCCCCGGTGGTGAAGTAAGTCTGACCGCTAGTGAGTGTACCGGTACAGTAAGGTGGTCAACCAGTCAGACCGGACTAACTATTTCGGTAAAACCGACAGCGGCTACGAGTTACACAGCGGTTTGTGAAGATGGAGGCCGAGTTAGCCTGCCATCAACTCCGTTGACAATTTCTATCAAACCAGTGCCGGTCGCAACAGCCTCAGCTAGTAGTAATGGTAATTATTACGAAACCCAGACTATTCAACTGTCGGCTACTGGGGGTGGAACATATCTCTGGCAGGGGCCTAATAACTATTCATCGAGTGCACAGAATCCGTCAATTGCGAATGCCAAAGCCGGTATGTCGGGCGACTATGTAGTTAAAGTGACAAATACCGAGAGTTGTACGGCTAGTGCCAGCGTCAAGGTGACGGTTTCACTCATTACGGGTATCGAACCCAACGCCGACGGCATTGGGCTAACTGTATCGCCCAATCCCATATCGGAAGAATGTACGGTTAAACTAGTGCTCGATAAACCTGCTCCCGCGATGGTGCGATTACTGAGTACGGCAGGAAAAGAAGTACGGCAATGGGAGTCGAATAAGACCACGCGTTTTCATGAAGCCACTTTTAGGCTAGCAGACCTGCCTGCTGGCTTATACATCATACAGGTAAAGGCTAATGACAAAACAGCAAGTGAAAAAGTACTCAAAAACTGA